Below is a genomic region from Alosa alosa isolate M-15738 ecotype Scorff River chromosome 24, AALO_Geno_1.1, whole genome shotgun sequence.
AATGGTTCAGCGGATTTAGCAACATGGCCCTGAGACTCAAGGTCAGTTATAGACATCAGAAAGTGAAGCCAGAGGACAAGATGCTAGTCCAGGCTATAGGTCAAGACTGTAGCGTCACTTCATCTTCTgaccagtgtgtttgtgctgcaggAGGCCTTGGAGTTCTGGGCGGATAAAGGGCTGGACGGCGTCCTGCTGTACTCGCTGGATCGGGTTTACCCCGTCAGCCCTGAGCGGTGGACTCCACTGTTGGCTACTCtgcaggtggaggaggtggaagggGCCAAGAAAAGGTAGGCCTAGTGTTCTTGTCTCTGTGTTCCGAGCCGTCCGGCTTGCATGAAAGAACCACACCTTGACCTTCAGCCTTTCTGACAGGGAACGTTCTATGAACATAAATCACAGAGAGTCAaatatccatttttttggcaCCCTACTTGCCTTAAGTAAACAAAAGTTCCTAATGGAATAGTGTATTAGATAAAATGAAGATGAACAGTCAACAGCGACCTCTGCTGGTCACACAGTAGTAGTGCTACATGTGACTGAATATTCAGAATTCAGAATAAGTACAGTAGTGTAATGTAAGTGTATTTCTCATACAAGACAGTGTTAAAACCTTTCTTCTTTTGCTCTTCCTGCCTTTCTATCACTTTCCTATCCCTTCCGTCACCCTGTTAGAGCTCTGATAGGTGTGGCGGACAGACTCTCGATATCCGACGCGGTGGAGTTGCTCAACAGCACGGGCATGAACCTGCTGCTGCCCGAGCTGGACCCTGCGGCCAGCGGCCAGTCCTGGGCCTCCACCATCGAGCAGCTCCATACCAGCCACCTGCAGACCAGCCAGGGCTGGTGCCTGAGCCGGCCCACCAAGGGTCACCTGGCCTCGCTGGTCACGCCAAAGCTGCTGCGCCTCTACCAGCTCCTCCTGTTCACGCTGCCCGGCACGCCCGTGTTCAACTACGGCGACGAGATCGGACTCGAGGACCAGGTGAGGGGTGGAGACGAGtgtgcactcttaaaacaaactgcgttgtccctatctggacatgtagagatgtgttaaaaacaacacatttgATTTAAGAGTGTGTGAGCTTATAAGGTAATAAATTGTGGGCCTTAGGGATGCAACCAATCACATTCGGAAATAAAATCTAATTCAACAAAAGAACATTTTTCGTTGTTCCATATGGCAGCCGATTAAACGTTCCTTAAGGACTAGTGTCATTAAAAGATCCTTAAAATCAACACCAGACTGGTGCTGAATTTTTGAGTTTATGAACTCTCATGCAACACCAGTGTGGCACATATATCTACGTTGAATCCAATCTGATAAAGGCACGTAAACATGTTTTCAATAGAAGAACCGAAGGAAAATGTTTAGGCAAATTCAAAACGTCCTGTTGGGGGGtgcagaggggaaagagagagagagaaagagagagcaggggatgAGAGGGGGCATGTGGAGAGGCACGCCTGTCTTCTACAGTCAGGATTAGGGACCTCGAGGACCAGATTAGGAGTTGGGGGAGTTGTGCAGTGGTACATCTGTGTTCAACTACAATGACTTCAAAGACTAAGAAAGGAGAGGTGAGATgaacagaggggagagaaagagagaggtgggggcaTGAAAAAGATATCAAGGAGTGTGGAGTGTGGCCTATCTGTGTTCAACTAGAGATGAGATTGGCCCTGAGGATTAGGTGAGGAGAGGCAAGATGAaccgagagggggagaggagaggggcatcACACATCACCCATCACACTTCTATTCAGCTACAGTGACACGATTGACCTTGAGGAGGTGATGTGAGAAGAGGGgatgaaaagaaaagacaaagagGGGAAGGTTGTTACAGGCAGACGGAGAGAGATGGGCTGAGTGAAACTGAGTGATGTATGATGTGGGAGAGAAGCGAAGCAGGGGGATGGTGTGGGGGgcttcggggggggggggtgtgagaTGAACGGTGAGAAATTATGTTGTGGGCGAAAACGAAAACATGAAGTTGAGAGGTTTATGAGTGACGTGAAAGTGTATGCTCTGTTGCAGTCTTTGTCTTCAATTGACAACAGAACACTTTTACAAATCACTATCTTCTCCTTACATGCTTGTCATGGTGTGATGTTCTTTCTCTAGGAGACCATTTATCCTGCCATGGTGTGGGACTATGAGGGACCTGAAGATGAAACAAATACTACAGCAAAGGTGCTTTAAGTGTACTTGTCACCTTAGTAACCAGAAACTGCTGTCACTCACATTTTGAAATACTGTAATATTAGTGATTGTTACATTTTTCACTGTTACCACATTTCTAACTTCGTATTtgcactcttttctctctctctctctctctctctcactcttttctgctttctctctgtctattacGGCCTGATATTGAAAACCACTTCTCTgtaactttctttctttcattctttctttcattctttcattctcttttctttctttctttctttctttctttctttctttctttctttcgcaCTCTGTAGGAGCTAAGAGCAGAGCTGAAGTCTCGGCGGGACTGGTTCCGGGCGCTGAGCGACCTGCGTGGTAAGGAGCGTTCGCTGGCTCACGGCGACTACGTGGGCCTGCACAACGCCACCTCCTCCCTGGCGTACGTGCGCGTCTGGGACCAGAGCGAGCGCTTCCTGACCGCGCTCAACTGGGGCTCGGCCGCCGTCACGCTTCAGCTCACCCAGCCGGAGCTGCCCGCGCAGGCCCAGGTCCGATACAGCACTGACCTGGAACGGCACGCACAGGACACCATGGTGGACCTGGACGCTCTGGAGCTTGGGCCCGGGCAGGCTCTGCTGCTGTCCTACCCGTTCTCAGCGTAGAGTCCAGGAGACGAGCACATGTAGACAGATACACGTAGATGCAGCTTAGAACTGTgtgagacacacaggcacactgggCAAGTAGATTCTGAAAAAGTTAAAGGTATCTACAAACAGGATCTTTTACACATACAAGATTGAGCATCTGCAGAACAATTATTAGCCATATCTGCATTGGGCCTGTTCAATTTCAGAA
It encodes:
- the slc3a2a gene encoding solute carrier family 3 member 2a isoform X3; protein product: MSKEVEMKEVELNELDEKQPMTGDGSGEKNGSVKVKVPEDSEVKFTGLSKEELMRVAGTAGWVRTRWLLLVLFWLGWVGMLAGAIVIIIQAPRCKPLPEMNWWNEGPLYQIRDLEAFAGDKGLAGVEEKLDLLNQLKVKGLILGPLHTVQVNQEPTLNLKAIDPHGGSMEQLVSLMERAHKKGISIVLDLTPNYESAANEWFSGFSNMALRLKEALEFWADKGLDGVLLYSLDRVYPVSPERWTPLLATLQVEEVEGAKKRALIGVADRLSISDAVELLNSTGMNLLLPELDPAASGQSWASTIEQLHTSHLQTSQGWCLSRPTKGHLASLVTPKLLRLYQLLLFTLPGTPVFNYGDEIGLEDQETIYPAMVWDYEGPEDETNTTAKELRAELKSRRDWFRALSDLRGKERSLAHGDYVGLHNATSAAVTLQLTQPELPAQAQVRYSTDLERHAQDTMVDLDALELGPGQALLLSYPFSA
- the slc3a2a gene encoding solute carrier family 3 member 2a isoform X1 — protein: MSKEVEMKEVELNELDEKQPMTGDGSGEKNGSVKVKVPEDSEVKFTGLSKEELMRVAGTAGWVRTRWLLLVLFWLGWVGMLAGAIVIIIQAPRCKPLPEMNWWNEGPLYQIRDLEAFAGDKGLAGVEEKLDLLNQLKVKGLILGPLHTVQVNQEPTLNLKAIDPHGGSMEQLVSLMERAHKKGISIVLDLTPNYESAANEWFSGFSNMALRLKEALEFWADKGLDGVLLYSLDRVYPVSPERWTPLLATLQVEEVEGAKKRALIGVADRLSISDAVELLNSTGMNLLLPELDPAASGQSWASTIEQLHTSHLQTSQGWCLSRPTKGHLASLVTPKLLRLYQLLLFTLPGTPVFNYGDEIGLEDQETIYPAMVWDYEGPEDETNTTAKELRAELKSRRDWFRALSDLRGKERSLAHGDYVGLHNATSSLAYVRVWDQSERFLTALNWGSAAVTLQLTQPELPAQAQVRYSTDLERHAQDTMVDLDALELGPGQALLLSYPFSA
- the slc3a2a gene encoding solute carrier family 3 member 2a isoform X2 — protein: MKEVELNELDEKQPMTGDGSGEKNGSVKVKVPEDSEVKFTGLSKEELMRVAGTAGWVRTRWLLLVLFWLGWVGMLAGAIVIIIQAPRCKPLPEMNWWNEGPLYQIRDLEAFAGDKGLAGVEEKLDLLNQLKVKGLILGPLHTVQVNQEPTLNLKAIDPHGGSMEQLVSLMERAHKKGISIVLDLTPNYESAANEWFSGFSNMALRLKEALEFWADKGLDGVLLYSLDRVYPVSPERWTPLLATLQVEEVEGAKKRALIGVADRLSISDAVELLNSTGMNLLLPELDPAASGQSWASTIEQLHTSHLQTSQGWCLSRPTKGHLASLVTPKLLRLYQLLLFTLPGTPVFNYGDEIGLEDQETIYPAMVWDYEGPEDETNTTAKELRAELKSRRDWFRALSDLRGKERSLAHGDYVGLHNATSSLAYVRVWDQSERFLTALNWGSAAVTLQLTQPELPAQAQVRYSTDLERHAQDTMVDLDALELGPGQALLLSYPFSA